One Argiope bruennichi chromosome 5, qqArgBrue1.1, whole genome shotgun sequence DNA segment encodes these proteins:
- the LOC129968933 gene encoding beta-1,3-galactosyltransferase 5-like, giving the protein MLIARPCERRVRTLVVFVVVTYALSSCLYLFLDREPPSLLLLPNATWWRTSSPAYNMSLLDGSNDMKWLVDNTGFEFLINNKRCDGVDPVFLVVFVHSAPTNFHKRQVIRNTWGHEGNLAHDPMKIVFLLGTVNETKVQQQIEEENALYHDVVQGNFVDSYRNLTYKHVMGLKWVTYYCRQARFVFKTDDDIFVDIFQLTTFLKDTFGQTGGVANLMMCYLIRSPHVKRSQRSKWRVSFKEYPARKYPTYCAGWGVLMSPDVVFKLYLLSSKIPYFWVDDVHVTGTLASHVGISHVDFTEKLALTAIDVDKWLNSENVIKPYLFGYPNSDSETILALWNRTMQYYHRPLVPSR; this is encoded by the exons ATGCTAATCGCACGTCCATGCGAGAGACGAGTCCGAACGCTCGTGGTGTTTGTGGTGGTAACATACGCGCTCTCAAGTTGCCTCTATCTCTTCCTGGATAGAGAACCGCCTTCCCTACTCTTACTGCCAAACGCCACCTGGTGGAGGACGAGCTCGCCTGCCTATAATATGTCACTTCTTGATG gTTCAAATGATATGAAGTGGCTTGTAGATAATACAgggtttgaatttttaatcaacaatAAGCGGTGTGATGGTGTTGATCCAGTATTTCTTGTTGTTTTTGTTCATTCTGCACCTACTAATTTTCACAAACGTCAAGTTATTAG AAATACATGGGGACATGAAGGAAATTTAGCTCATGATCCTATGAAAATAGTCTTTCTGTTGGGTACTGTTAATGAAACTAAAGTACAGCAACAGATTGAGGAAGAAAATGCTCTCTACCATGATGTGGTTCAAGGTAATTTTGTGGACAGCTATCGCAATCTCACATATAAACATGTTATGGGCTTAAAGTGGGTTACTTACTACTGTCGGCAAGCCCGCTTTGTTTTCAAAACAGATGATGAcatatttgttgatatttttcaaCTTACAACCTTCCTCAAAGATACTTTTGGACAGACGGGCGGTGTGGCAAATCTTATGATGTGTTACTTAATCCGTTCACCCCACGTGAAACGCAGTCAGCGAAGCAAGTGGCGAGTGAGCTTCAAGGAGTACCCTGCTAGGAAGTATCCTACTTATTGTGCTGGCTGGGGTGTACTTATGAGTCCAGATGTTGTTTTTAAACTATACCTTTTATCTTCCAAAATACCTTACTTCTGGGTAGATGATGTGCATGTAACAGGTACATTGGCAAGCCATGTGGGTATTTCGCATGTCGATTTTACCGAAAAACTTGCCTTGACAGCTATTGATGTGGATAAGTGGTTGAATAGTGAGAATGTAATCAAGCCTTATCTTTTTGGCTACCCGAATTCTGATTCAGAAACAATTCTAGCTCTCTGGAATCGAACGATGCAGTATTATCATAGGCCGCTGGTGCCATCTAGGTAG